Proteins encoded together in one Oncorhynchus kisutch isolate 150728-3 unplaced genomic scaffold, Okis_V2 scaffold990, whole genome shotgun sequence window:
- the LOC116364069 gene encoding uncharacterized protein LOC116364069, with protein MIIFLSSGLFCLLMAAVGIQAQQTPSINDLNAECLGNVIRLSVAPLFEDVDAVFNDTQIINLTPGLATQCGFSFKFDPMGNAMFFASLQNCFSQNMDDKMFSLVMQFRLPGNHMTEDPVYRVGKTCSYTPWTSREILCDRNYMEVSVRRTLPDIQTIPKQPTGGPKARSGNFRRGAEAVASGYKMTAVVFSPSKNVMNVDEVQRKGYAIANTPTRLVLRSPHNAEETYLQNVAGVPMRVLSTSTFFEQKWLVTRVDATAVCPTPEAVAFTPEVITWYMPKHIDPLFSSDAFTMLEVYMGIDAKRLDTEEMAARNYSVLVTEAHIIVEIPVGAVGGYFKSHIQDDQYFVTYTIEPMLELLWIEEVAHENTSYKVLFPITTPPMARPPQVRNYTPLDTVPEQAVFVLDLGTFNLDVELLNITFPTMVLTVAECNARGFNVQEQRSPDNTLKTFRMEVPFSDPVVFKERRAEQGVTTFTLQLIYGLVIFPEYAPFSHSAVVDAVLLDIVPPSVTGNCDQENFHITVDYRNQEPFFVVLVGKRLLNHEFAQQYLTEGDTDFTITLPFSSPDAVFESVHSSSVRSRLDVALLNPYNNMTIKYFSLACSFLKTLTECFSNGTMTALAVKVESAPGLNPGQLTLSDPACGPTYSDDRFAYFHFTVNSCGTTRKFINNVMLYENEISLPDELLKVSCYYVANITRTLAFLTRPRDNEPFAETGTGRLMVRMRLAQDASYNTFHQEEDYPVVRYLRQPLHFEVELTTSSDPKVALVLDHCWATLNEDRDSRPRWNLIINGCENPEDPYRVVFHPVEVDARVQFPSHVKRFEVLYVFLAEDAVEQSGQ; from the exons ATGATTATTTTCCTTAGCTCAGG GTTGTTTTGCCTATTGATGGCAGCTGTGGGCATACAAGCACAACAGACACCTTCTATAA ATGACCTCAACGCTGAATGCCTTGGTAACGTTATTCGTTTGAGTGTCGCTCCTCTTTTTGAAGATGTTGATGCTGTCTTCA aTGACACACAAATCATAAACCTGACGCCTGGCCTTGCTACTCAGTGTGGATTCAGCTTTAAATTTGACCCCATGGGGAATGCCATGTTTTTTGCTTCTCTTCAAAACTGCTTTTCCCAAAACATG gatgataagatgttcagcttggtcatgcagttcaggctgccaggaaaccacatgactgaagaccctgtttatagagttggcaaaacctgtagctacaccccctggacCTCCCGAGAGATTCTGTGCGACCGCAACTACATGGAG GTGTCTGTCAGAAGGACTCTTCCAGACATCCAAACCATCCCCAAACAGCCCACTGGGGGCCCGAAAGCAAGGAGCGGCAACTTCCGGAGGGGAGCTGAG gctgttgcttcaggatacaaaatgacagcagtcgtctttagtcctagcaagaatgtcatgaatgtggatgaggtccaaagaaagggctatgcaatagccaacactcccacacggctggtgttaagaagccctcataatgcagaggagacatacctccagaat GTAGCTGGGGTTCCGATGCGGGTGCTCTCAACCTCAACCTTCTTTGAGCAGAAGTGGCTGGTTACTCGAGTAGATGCCACGGCTGTTTGTCCAACACCAG aggcagtggcctttactccagaagtgatcacctggtacatgcccaagcacatagacccacttttctcctctgatgccttcaccatgttggaggtgtacatgggaattgacgctaagaggctggacactgaggaaatggctgccagaaactactcggttttagtcacagaggctcatattattgttgaaattccggtgggggcggttggcggctacttcaag AGCCATATTCAGGATGACCAGTACTTTGTCACTTACACCATTGAGCCCATGCTTGAGTTGCTGTGGATCGAGGAGGTCGCACACGAGAACACCAGCTATAAAGTCCTCTTCCCTATCACAACACCTCCGATGGCCAGGCCTCCACAAGTTCGCAACT acacgcccttagacacagttcctgagcaggcagtgtttgtgcttgatttggggaccttcaaccttgatgtggagctgctgaacatcacctttcccaccatggtgctaactgttgcagagtgcaacgccaggggcttcaatgttcaagagcagagatccccggacaacaccttgaagaccttcaggatggaggtgcccttctcagacccggtggtctttaaggag AGAAGGGCGGAACAAGGTGTCACAACCTTCACTCTTCAGCTGATCTACGGCCTGGTCATCTTTCCAGAGTacgctcctttctctcactctgccgtTGTGGACGCTGTACTGCTGGACATTG TGCCACCCTCAGTCACTGGCAACTGTGATCAGGAGAACTTCCACatcactgtggactacaggaaccaagagcccttttttgtggtcttggttggcaagcggctgcttaatcatgagtttgctcaacagtatttaacagagggcgacacagacttcaccatcacgttgcccttctcttcgccggacgcagtgtttgag tcggttcactcgtcctctgtcaggagcagactggatgtggctctgttgaatccttacaacaacatgaccatcaaatacttttccctCGCTTGCAGCTTCCTCAAAACGCTGACTG agtgtttctctaacggaacgatgactgcgctggcagtgaaggtggagtctgctcccggtctgaaccccggtcagctgaccctgagcgaccccgcctgtggtcccacctacagtgacgatcgcttcgcctacttccacttcactgtgaactcctgtggcaccaccaggaag tttatcaacaatgtcatgctgtatgagaacgaaatctccttgccagatgaactt TTAAAGGTTTCCTGCTACTATGTGGCCAACATCACTCGCACATTGGCCTTTCTGACCAGGCCGCGTGACAACGAGCCTTTTGCCGAGACTGGGACGGGTCGACTAATGGTCAGAATGAGACTCGCTCAGG acgcctcgtataacacgttccaccaggaggaggactatccagtggtgaggtaccttagacagcctctgcactttgaggtggagctgaccacgtcctctgatcccaaggtagcgctggtgcttgaccactgctgggccaccctcaacgaggaccgtgactcccgaccccggtggaatctcatcattaatgg